In Hydrogenovibrio thermophilus, the following are encoded in one genomic region:
- a CDS encoding DUF2189 domain-containing protein, whose protein sequence is MPRAISTHAHRFDEYMPSGEHLVSKDVQVSQVGSWLKKGWMDIAHAPLASLFYGLMMLFFILAMVATFRQTPFLLFALGTSVVMIAPFLATGLYSIAQQLEQGRKPDLIQSMFVWRHNLTNIALFAVSLAVLVSVWTRISGLLVAVVKSQSLLIVEKDMGALGFLMSEAGLEFLTVFFIVGAFVAAFVFAISVVTIPLMLSDRKVGFIQAMIMSYKVTMEHKGVMLVWALTLGVLVSIGVATAGVAMVVILPLLGYASWHAFNDLVEISEEA, encoded by the coding sequence ATGCCACGTGCAATCTCAACGCATGCCCATCGTTTCGATGAGTATATGCCTTCGGGCGAACATCTCGTTTCCAAAGATGTACAGGTAAGTCAAGTCGGCAGCTGGTTGAAAAAAGGGTGGATGGACATCGCTCACGCCCCGTTGGCCTCGCTGTTTTACGGCTTGATGATGTTGTTTTTCATTCTGGCCATGGTGGCCACGTTCCGTCAAACCCCGTTTCTGTTATTTGCATTGGGAACGTCCGTGGTCATGATCGCGCCTTTCCTGGCGACCGGGCTTTATTCCATCGCCCAGCAGTTGGAGCAGGGACGAAAGCCGGATTTAATCCAGTCGATGTTTGTCTGGCGGCATAACCTGACCAATATTGCGTTGTTTGCCGTCTCGCTGGCGGTTCTGGTCTCCGTATGGACGCGGATTTCCGGGTTATTGGTCGCGGTGGTCAAGTCGCAATCGCTGTTGATTGTGGAAAAAGACATGGGCGCGCTCGGTTTCCTGATGTCGGAAGCGGGGCTGGAATTCCTGACGGTCTTCTTTATCGTCGGGGCCTTTGTGGCGGCGTTCGTGTTCGCCATCAGTGTGGTGACCATTCCGCTGATGTTGTCGGACCGTAAAGTCGGTTTCATCCAAGCCATGATCATGAGTTATAAAGTGACCATGGAACATAAAGGGGTGATGCTGGTATGGGCCTTGACTTTAGGGGTTCTGGTCAGTATCGGTGTGGCGACCGCCGGTGTGGCGATGGTGGTGATTTTGCCGCTGTTGGGTTACGCCAGTTGGCACGCCTTTAACGACTTGGTCGAGATTTCAGAGGAAGCATGA
- a CDS encoding DUF6662 family protein: MKLQRLFATGLLTAAVALGNVAQADENLLGYTTGAETLPEGAKEAYLWITQHGGKRRGTYNMQAVRAELEYGLTNRTSIAGYINGYRHDYDCGAGCAGPTGDEEISGSKNDFQLSGVSAEIKHMVLSPYADDLGLSLYGELTYDTVDSIYR; encoded by the coding sequence ATGAAATTGCAACGACTCTTCGCAACCGGCTTGTTAACGGCGGCCGTCGCTTTGGGCAATGTCGCTCAAGCGGATGAAAACCTGTTGGGTTACACCACCGGCGCGGAAACCTTGCCGGAAGGCGCTAAAGAAGCTTATCTGTGGATCACCCAGCATGGTGGTAAGCGCCGTGGAACTTATAACATGCAAGCGGTGCGCGCGGAGTTGGAATATGGTTTGACGAACCGGACGTCGATTGCCGGTTACATCAACGGTTATCGTCATGACTACGATTGCGGTGCCGGATGTGCCGGTCCGACCGGCGATGAAGAAATCAGCGGCAGCAAAAACGATTTTCAGTTGAGTGGGGTATCGGCCGAAATCAAGCACATGGTGTTGTCGCCTTATGCCGATGATTTGGGTCTCTCGCTTTACGGTGAGTTGACATACGACACGGTGGACTCCATATACCGGTGA
- a CDS encoding SO_0444 family Cu/Zn efflux transporter, protein MTLFDHFLSLALESAPWLVLGLILGGLMKVLLPTDFLNKHLKRDSLGSVAKATLLGAPLPLCSCGVVPAAVGLRQAGASKPATVSFLISTPETGVDSISVTYALMGPVMAVTRAISALGSAFFTGLLVLLFDRSSRAESSAATSPVSDQCEATSSCCSNGSNEKPATSSCCGSTPQPSSSGWLTSATQGLHYAFNDMLADIIGWLTLGLVFAAAVQTYLPPDFLTQWGSGLLAMIIMLLIGIPMYVCATASTPIAVGLILAGISPGVALVFLLSGPATNIGTLGIIAKLLGRRTMWLYLSGTVFSALAAGLLFDALLNYWDWNLTATMQAHHDTVPFWLQAACLTILVLAALNIYRRKWRTAKQAPEHE, encoded by the coding sequence ATGACCCTGTTTGACCATTTCCTGTCTCTGGCTCTGGAGTCCGCTCCCTGGCTGGTGCTCGGGTTGATTCTCGGCGGACTGATGAAAGTCCTGCTGCCAACCGACTTCCTCAACAAACATTTAAAACGTGATTCATTGGGCAGCGTGGCCAAAGCGACCCTACTGGGCGCCCCACTCCCGTTATGTTCTTGCGGCGTCGTGCCGGCCGCCGTCGGATTACGGCAAGCCGGCGCCTCCAAACCGGCCACCGTCTCCTTCTTGATTTCCACGCCGGAAACCGGCGTGGATTCCATCAGCGTGACCTATGCCCTAATGGGACCGGTCATGGCCGTCACGCGGGCCATCAGCGCCCTCGGTTCGGCTTTTTTTACCGGCTTACTGGTCTTGTTGTTCGATCGTTCATCCCGCGCCGAGAGTTCGGCCGCGACCTCTCCGGTTTCTGACCAATGCGAAGCCACATCCAGTTGTTGCAGCAACGGAAGTAACGAGAAACCCGCAACCTCGAGTTGCTGCGGTTCAACACCTCAACCTTCGTCCTCCGGCTGGCTGACATCCGCGACGCAAGGGCTGCATTACGCCTTTAACGACATGCTGGCCGACATCATCGGTTGGCTGACACTCGGGCTGGTATTTGCCGCGGCGGTGCAGACCTATCTGCCGCCGGATTTTCTCACCCAATGGGGTTCCGGGCTGCTGGCCATGATCATCATGCTGCTCATCGGCATCCCCATGTACGTTTGCGCCACCGCATCCACCCCAATAGCGGTGGGGCTGATTCTGGCCGGCATCTCCCCCGGCGTAGCACTGGTGTTCCTGCTGTCCGGCCCGGCCACCAATATTGGTACACTGGGCATCATCGCCAAACTGCTCGGCCGCCGCACCATGTGGCTTTACCTGTCCGGCACGGTTTTTTCAGCCCTGGCCGCCGGCTTACTGTTCGATGCTCTCCTGAATTACTGGGACTGGAACCTCACCGCAACCATGCAAGCTCACCATGACACTGTGCCGTTCTGGCTGCAAGCGGCGTGTTTGACCATTTTGGTGTTGGCGGCACTGAATATCTACCGTCGTAAATGGCGCACGGCCAAACAGGCCCCTGAACACGAATAA
- a CDS encoding FMN-binding protein yields the protein MSSFNPWLILPVAAIVQPAFATEYLTIPQAQQALFAEASAFQKHFLHFSDEDKDRIEEVSDVRQRWDEQQIWRAEKDGQFLGWFLVDKVIGKHEYITYAAAISPEGDVIGIEIMDYRETYGDEVREASWREQFVGADASSRLKFNKDITNIAGATLSCRNVTNGVKRLLVIHSQHLK from the coding sequence ATGTCGTCATTCAACCCTTGGTTGATCTTGCCGGTGGCCGCTATTGTGCAGCCGGCATTTGCGACCGAATATTTAACGATACCGCAGGCACAACAGGCTTTGTTTGCCGAGGCGAGTGCTTTCCAGAAACATTTCTTGCACTTCAGCGATGAAGATAAAGATCGGATTGAAGAGGTCAGCGATGTCCGGCAACGCTGGGACGAACAACAAATCTGGCGTGCCGAGAAGGACGGCCAATTCCTGGGGTGGTTCCTGGTTGATAAGGTCATCGGCAAGCATGAATACATTACCTATGCAGCGGCCATTTCACCGGAAGGCGATGTGATCGGCATCGAAATCATGGACTATCGGGAAACTTACGGTGACGAAGTCCGGGAAGCGTCCTGGCGTGAACAGTTTGTGGGAGCGGATGCCTCCAGCCGACTGAAGTTCAATAAAGACATCACCAATATCGCCGGTGCCACCTTGTCCTGCCGTAACGTCACCAATGGCGTGAAACGCCTACTGGTCATCCACTCTCAGCATTTGAAATGA
- a CDS encoding FAD:protein FMN transferase: MTWSKRMRPMMGTFVEVGFDSAVVSDVAWVFQRAFQALEEVVSLMSFHDVNSDLSRINAQPGQWVRVQAPTVALLQRAKQLMLDSDHLFNCTVGGYLVRDGILPEHEGYASALPVGRAEDLDIDGEAVRLRRPVLVTLDGIAKGFAVDRAVNAMQACGVENGWVNAGGDLRCFGAVTLPVALRTSDGYQTLTLQNAALACSNTSHSEDFPSKIFHSDGGSPDDVEISVQADSAWLADGVTKVLALAEPEARSALAKKLGARHLSL; this comes from the coding sequence ATGACGTGGTCCAAACGCATGCGTCCGATGATGGGCACTTTTGTCGAAGTCGGGTTTGACTCGGCGGTGGTATCGGACGTGGCGTGGGTGTTTCAGCGCGCCTTTCAAGCCTTGGAAGAAGTGGTGTCTTTAATGAGTTTCCACGATGTGAACAGCGACCTCAGCCGAATCAATGCTCAGCCCGGCCAATGGGTGAGGGTGCAGGCGCCAACGGTGGCGTTGCTGCAACGGGCCAAGCAGCTGATGCTGGATTCGGATCACCTGTTCAATTGTACGGTGGGCGGGTATCTGGTTCGAGACGGTATTTTGCCGGAACACGAGGGTTATGCTTCGGCGTTGCCGGTCGGCCGGGCCGAGGACTTAGACATCGACGGCGAAGCGGTTCGGTTGCGGCGTCCGGTGTTGGTGACGTTGGACGGCATTGCCAAAGGGTTTGCCGTGGATCGCGCCGTGAATGCCATGCAGGCGTGTGGTGTTGAAAACGGCTGGGTGAATGCGGGCGGGGATTTACGCTGTTTCGGGGCGGTGACTTTGCCGGTGGCATTGCGGACGTCGGATGGTTATCAGACGTTGACGTTGCAAAACGCGGCCTTGGCTTGCTCGAATACGTCGCACAGCGAGGATTTTCCGTCGAAAATTTTTCACAGCGATGGCGGTTCTCCGGATGATGTCGAGATTTCGGTTCAAGCCGATTCTGCCTGGTTGGCCGACGGTGTCACCAAGGTGTTGGCTTTGGCTGAACCCGAAGCCCGTTCCGCGCTGGCAAAAAAATTAGGCGCCCGTCATCTAAGCCTTTAA
- a CDS encoding methyl-accepting chemotaxis protein: protein MFLWNTKKPSILRRMFSAFIAFGFFMGVFFPIFAHLFVEWKPGMLGWFILSCIIAGISIGLFNYWLLNVMLLNRLKRIGEVANAISNNDVSHKCSLVSHDFIGDMANSFNLMSGNLRSMISRIAEVSTKLNQSAEQMVHVTHETQNSVNQQQQGTEMVVSAIDNMTSTVTEMTNNTFAASEAAEKANSATQDGSKVVLDTVAAIQSLANEVEQTAHAIQNLKEDSENIATVLDVIKDIAEQTNLLALNAAIEAARAGENGRGFAVVADEVRTLASKTQESAKKIESMIANLQNAAQQAVEIMNQGREQANNSVTKANEAGRSLEYIASAVKTISDMNIQIANSAETQRNQTDVVNDSVSQIRETAGTVAQGAAKTDQASKEVDLFATQLSELIGQFKTR, encoded by the coding sequence ATGTTTTTGTGGAACACTAAAAAACCCAGCATCCTACGACGGATGTTTTCGGCCTTCATCGCTTTCGGTTTCTTCATGGGAGTATTCTTCCCCATATTCGCGCACTTGTTCGTCGAATGGAAACCCGGCATGCTGGGCTGGTTTATCTTGTCCTGCATCATCGCCGGAATCAGTATCGGGCTGTTCAATTACTGGCTGTTGAATGTCATGCTGTTGAACCGCCTCAAACGTATCGGTGAAGTGGCCAACGCCATCAGTAACAACGACGTGTCGCACAAGTGCAGCCTGGTCAGCCACGATTTCATCGGGGATATGGCCAACAGCTTCAACCTGATGTCCGGCAACCTGCGCAGCATGATCAGCCGCATCGCCGAGGTTTCGACTAAGTTGAACCAATCGGCCGAGCAGATGGTACACGTTACCCACGAAACCCAGAACAGCGTCAACCAACAGCAGCAAGGCACTGAGATGGTGGTGTCCGCCATCGACAACATGACCAGCACCGTCACCGAAATGACCAATAACACGTTTGCCGCTTCCGAAGCCGCTGAAAAAGCCAATAGTGCCACCCAGGACGGTTCGAAAGTGGTATTGGATACGGTCGCAGCGATTCAGTCGCTGGCCAACGAAGTCGAACAGACGGCCCACGCCATCCAGAACCTGAAAGAAGACAGTGAAAACATCGCCACCGTTTTGGACGTTATCAAAGACATTGCCGAACAAACCAACCTGTTGGCGCTGAATGCCGCCATTGAAGCGGCCCGTGCCGGAGAAAACGGTCGTGGGTTTGCCGTGGTGGCGGATGAAGTACGAACCCTGGCCAGCAAAACCCAGGAATCCGCCAAAAAGATCGAATCCATGATCGCGAATCTGCAGAACGCCGCCCAACAGGCGGTCGAGATTATGAATCAAGGGCGTGAACAAGCCAACAACAGCGTCACCAAGGCCAACGAAGCCGGACGCTCTTTAGAATACATTGCTTCCGCAGTGAAAACCATCAGCGACATGAACATTCAGATTGCGAATTCAGCGGAAACCCAACGCAACCAAACCGACGTGGTCAACGACAGCGTCAGCCAGATTCGCGAAACCGCCGGCACGGTCGCGCAAGGCGCCGCCAAAACCGACCAGGCCAGCAAAGAAGTGGATCTTTTTGCCACCCAGTTATCCGAGCTGATCGGTCAATTCAAAACACGTTAA
- a CDS encoding efflux RND transporter permease subunit, with protein MWLSDTSIKRPVLATVVSLLLLAVGMMSFDRMSLREYPNVDPPVVTIDTTYLGASAQVVESRITKRIEDRIAGISGIEYMSSESTDGRSKITVEFSINRDIDAAANDIRDRVSRIADDLPVQADPPEVEKVDGDESPIMWFNLASDSMTIPELTDFAERYIVDRFSVLDGVARVRIGGGQSFALRIWLDPKKMAEYGVTASEIEAQIRASNVELPVGSVQGQHIMLTLLADKPLQTVEHFKNLIIKQSSQIGQITLQDVANVYMGAIERRRFFKGNGMPMVGIGIIKQSNANTLSVAQLARERKTLVNESLPDGLELKDSYDASVFVQEAVNEVYKTLFISLGLVVLVMLVFLKNVRAALVPAVTLPVSLIATFWVLWMLGFSVNLLTLLALVLAIGLVVDDAIVVLENTQRHLDMGYRPIAAAYLGTRQVGFAVIATTIVLVAVFLPIGFLEGNIGRLFSEFAITLAVAVLFSSWVALTLSPALASNILKSTKTAKTTRPGAARARWSNHHFFKKFLIKNLRHPIWVWVAFFTVLASLIYYAQKVPQEYVPKEDRGVFFVMVKGPEGATFDYMQSYMTEIESRLMPLVENGEAKRLIVRAPRSFSNSEVFNSGFVIVVLEDWAKRRNGFDIMQAVRKDLSDLSGVKAIPVMRSSIGGRIQKPIQFVIGGSSYEELEKWKGLMDDAIEQTNPGLTGLDWDYQPTKPQLRLKVDYAKARALGISHEEISEALQILLGSKKATTFEYNGEEYDILLKADPKWFQSPQDLNQIYLSSDDGSQMIPLSNLVSLTEDATASSLNRYNRVRSITLSANLVDGYSLGDGLAYLNDLVRETLPAHATIEYKGQSRDFQKSSSSLYFVFIFGLVVVFLVLAAQFESFVQPFVIMLTVPLAFAGGIFALLFYGMSLNIYSQIALVLLLGLATKNGILIVEFANQLRDRGMSFYAAIVSATQLRLRPILMTAFTTCAGTVPLILSEGAGSETRQILGYVLLWGVAFSTLLSLFVVPVAYGLIARRTGSPLAKTHELDVALAERAESNGQAEKA; from the coding sequence ATGTGGTTGTCGGACACGTCCATTAAACGGCCTGTACTGGCCACGGTGGTCTCGTTGCTGCTGTTAGCGGTCGGGATGATGTCGTTTGATCGCATGAGCTTGCGGGAATATCCGAATGTCGATCCGCCGGTGGTGACCATCGACACTACCTATCTCGGGGCGTCCGCTCAGGTGGTGGAAAGCCGCATCACCAAACGCATCGAAGACCGCATCGCCGGGATTTCCGGTATCGAATACATGTCGTCCGAATCGACCGACGGCCGTTCCAAAATCACCGTGGAATTCAGCATCAACCGCGACATTGATGCGGCCGCCAACGACATTCGCGACCGGGTCTCGCGCATTGCCGATGACCTGCCGGTGCAAGCCGATCCGCCGGAAGTGGAGAAAGTGGATGGGGATGAAAGCCCGATCATGTGGTTCAACCTTGCCAGCGACAGCATGACCATCCCCGAACTGACCGACTTTGCCGAACGTTATATTGTGGACCGCTTTTCGGTGTTGGACGGCGTGGCACGGGTACGCATCGGCGGCGGGCAGTCTTTTGCGTTAAGGATTTGGCTGGATCCGAAAAAGATGGCCGAATACGGCGTGACCGCGTCGGAAATCGAGGCACAGATTCGTGCCTCGAATGTGGAATTGCCGGTCGGCTCGGTGCAGGGACAACACATTATGCTGACCTTGCTGGCCGATAAACCGTTGCAAACCGTCGAGCATTTCAAAAACCTGATCATCAAACAAAGTTCGCAAATCGGACAGATTACCTTACAGGATGTCGCCAACGTCTATATGGGCGCCATTGAGCGGCGTCGTTTCTTCAAAGGTAATGGCATGCCGATGGTCGGTATCGGCATTATCAAACAATCGAACGCCAATACCTTGAGTGTGGCGCAGTTGGCGCGAGAGCGTAAAACGCTGGTGAACGAATCCTTACCGGACGGCTTGGAGTTGAAAGACAGTTACGATGCGTCGGTGTTTGTTCAGGAGGCAGTGAACGAGGTGTATAAGACCTTGTTCATCTCGCTCGGGCTGGTGGTCTTGGTGATGCTGGTCTTCCTGAAAAACGTGCGTGCGGCACTGGTGCCCGCCGTGACCTTGCCGGTGTCGTTGATTGCCACCTTCTGGGTACTGTGGATGCTGGGCTTTTCCGTCAACCTGTTGACCTTGTTGGCGTTGGTGCTGGCGATCGGTTTGGTGGTGGACGACGCCATCGTGGTGCTGGAAAACACCCAGCGGCATTTGGATATGGGTTATCGACCGATTGCCGCCGCTTATTTAGGAACGCGGCAGGTCGGGTTTGCGGTCATTGCCACCACCATCGTGCTGGTGGCGGTGTTTTTGCCGATTGGGTTTTTGGAAGGTAATATCGGTCGGCTCTTTTCCGAGTTCGCCATCACTTTGGCGGTGGCGGTGCTGTTTTCCAGCTGGGTGGCGCTGACGCTGTCGCCGGCCTTGGCGTCCAATATCCTCAAGTCGACCAAAACCGCAAAAACCACCAGGCCTGGTGCGGCCCGTGCCCGTTGGTCGAATCACCATTTCTTCAAGAAATTTCTGATTAAGAACCTGCGTCATCCGATATGGGTGTGGGTGGCCTTTTTCACTGTGTTGGCGTCCCTGATTTATTATGCCCAGAAGGTACCGCAAGAATATGTGCCGAAAGAGGATCGTGGGGTCTTTTTCGTAATGGTGAAAGGGCCGGAAGGGGCCACTTTCGATTACATGCAAAGTTACATGACGGAAATCGAAAGCCGATTGATGCCGTTGGTGGAAAACGGCGAAGCCAAGCGTTTGATTGTGCGTGCACCGCGTTCTTTCAGCAACAGCGAAGTGTTCAATTCCGGTTTTGTAATCGTGGTGCTGGAGGACTGGGCCAAGCGACGGAACGGTTTTGACATCATGCAGGCGGTGCGCAAGGATTTGTCGGATTTGTCCGGCGTCAAAGCGATTCCGGTGATGCGTTCCAGTATCGGCGGTCGCATCCAGAAGCCGATTCAGTTTGTTATCGGTGGTTCTAGTTATGAGGAACTGGAAAAATGGAAAGGCTTGATGGACGATGCCATCGAGCAAACCAATCCGGGCTTAACCGGTTTGGATTGGGACTATCAGCCGACCAAACCGCAATTGCGCTTGAAAGTGGATTACGCGAAAGCACGCGCGCTGGGAATTTCGCATGAAGAAATTTCCGAGGCGTTGCAGATTCTGTTGGGGTCGAAAAAAGCCACGACCTTTGAATATAACGGCGAAGAATACGACATTCTGTTGAAAGCCGACCCGAAATGGTTCCAATCCCCGCAGGACCTGAATCAGATTTACCTGAGCTCGGACGACGGTTCGCAAATGATTCCGTTGTCGAACCTCGTATCGTTGACGGAAGATGCCACGGCCTCGAGTTTGAACCGTTATAATCGGGTGCGCTCGATTACCCTCTCGGCCAATTTGGTGGACGGCTATTCATTGGGCGATGGCTTGGCGTATTTGAACGATTTGGTTCGGGAGACCTTGCCGGCGCATGCGACCATCGAATACAAAGGCCAGTCGCGTGATTTCCAGAAGTCGTCCAGCTCATTGTATTTCGTGTTCATTTTCGGTTTGGTGGTGGTCTTTCTGGTGCTGGCGGCGCAGTTCGAGAGTTTTGTTCAGCCGTTTGTCATCATGCTGACGGTGCCGCTGGCGTTTGCCGGGGGGATTTTCGCTTTGCTGTTCTATGGCATGAGTTTGAATATCTACAGCCAAATCGCCTTGGTATTGCTGCTGGGGCTGGCAACCAAAAACGGTATCCTGATTGTGGAATTTGCCAATCAGTTGCGGGATAGGGGGATGTCGTTCTATGCGGCAATTGTTTCCGCCACCCAATTGCGTCTGCGGCCGATTTTGATGACGGCGTTCACCACCTGTGCCGGAACCGTTCCGTTGATTTTGTCGGAAGGCGCCGGGTCGGAGACCCGTCAGATTTTGGGGTATGTTCTGTTGTGGGGGGTGGCGTTTTCAACGCTGTTAAGCCTGTTCGTGGTGCCGGTGGCCTATGGCTTGATTGCCCGCCGTACCGGCTCGCCGCTGGCGAAAACCCATGAACTGGACGTTGCCTTGGCGGAACGCGCCGAGTCAAACGGTCAAGCAGAGAAGGCCTGA
- a CDS encoding DUF6662 family protein, translated as METKLILQKPYMDGQLQWVTNIELEMETWKTDGEKGTEMAVAPRLRTGVAYRFAPNWYVGAEGWVDQEMLDPADGTWEFDHWDVFAGPSIHYGAKAWWATLTYAQQIVGTDESDDNRNGLHLADHEKYELRLKLGYNF; from the coding sequence TTGGAAACCAAATTGATTCTGCAAAAGCCGTATATGGACGGGCAATTGCAGTGGGTGACCAATATCGAGTTGGAAATGGAAACCTGGAAGACCGACGGTGAGAAAGGCACGGAAATGGCCGTGGCACCGCGACTGCGTACCGGTGTGGCTTATCGCTTCGCGCCGAACTGGTATGTCGGAGCCGAGGGCTGGGTGGATCAGGAGATGTTGGATCCGGCCGACGGGACTTGGGAGTTCGATCATTGGGATGTGTTTGCCGGCCCGAGTATTCACTATGGTGCTAAAGCTTGGTGGGCCACTCTGACGTATGCGCAACAGATTGTGGGCACGGATGAAAGTGACGATAACCGCAATGGCTTGCACTTGGCGGACCATGAGAAATACGAGTTGCGTCTGAAGCTGGGTTATAACTTTTAA
- the recQ gene encoding DNA helicase RecQ has protein sequence MNAPSVMASERANTPLGVLQSVFGYEVFRSHQADIIEDVMAGQDCFVLMPTGGGKSLCYQVPAILRSGTAIVVSPLIALMQDQVSALKANGVKAAYYNSTLDVQTADQVLMQLHTGQLDLLYVSPERLFNHTFLQQLQQLPIALFAIDEAHCVSQWGHDFRPEYRQIGQLRTFFPQVPFIALTATADEATRQDILQRLHLQQPKVHISSFDRPNIRYTVLEKRQPMKQLLRFLEARGEVQESGIVYCLSRKRVEEVASQLQAGGYNAQAYHAGLPGEVRHSVHQRFIRDEVDIVVATVAFGMGIDKPNVRFVVHYDLPKNIEGYYQETGRAGRDGLASEALLLYGAQDVVTARHFVENQPDEHQRRVEGFKLSSMVDFAESQTCRRRVLLNYFSEATDSDCGNCDICLNPPEFFDATVSAQKALSCVYRLNQGYGLRHVVEVLRGQDNERIRQLNHQALSTYGIGREHSAAEWDSILRQLIHLGYLLQDIQQYSVLRLTEKAGEVLKGQVCLQLAKPRNPIGKTTRPGGKQQKADLSRVELERFETLRRLRKEIADSEERPAYQVFGDAALIEMAQRMPQTDAELLQVSGVGESKLARYGFEFLAELRRLQQA, from the coding sequence ATGAATGCCCCTTCGGTGATGGCGTCCGAGCGTGCAAATACGCCATTGGGCGTGTTGCAAAGCGTTTTCGGTTACGAAGTGTTTCGTTCGCACCAGGCCGATATCATCGAGGATGTCATGGCCGGTCAAGATTGCTTTGTGCTGATGCCAACGGGGGGCGGAAAATCCTTATGTTATCAAGTGCCCGCTATCTTGCGATCCGGGACGGCCATCGTCGTGTCGCCGTTGATTGCCTTGATGCAAGACCAAGTCAGTGCCTTGAAAGCCAATGGCGTCAAGGCCGCCTATTACAATTCCACGCTCGATGTCCAGACCGCCGATCAGGTGTTGATGCAGTTGCACACCGGACAGCTCGATTTGCTGTATGTTTCGCCGGAGAGGCTGTTCAACCACACGTTTTTGCAACAGCTTCAGCAGCTCCCCATCGCCTTGTTCGCCATTGACGAAGCGCACTGCGTGTCGCAATGGGGGCATGATTTCCGGCCCGAATACCGGCAAATCGGCCAGCTCAGAACGTTTTTCCCGCAGGTCCCCTTCATTGCGCTGACAGCGACGGCCGACGAAGCCACCCGTCAGGACATTTTGCAGCGGTTGCATTTACAGCAGCCAAAAGTTCACATCAGCAGTTTCGACCGTCCGAATATTCGTTATACCGTGCTGGAAAAACGTCAGCCGATGAAGCAGTTGTTACGGTTTTTAGAGGCGCGCGGCGAGGTGCAGGAAAGCGGTATTGTCTACTGCCTGAGCCGTAAGCGGGTCGAAGAGGTGGCGTCGCAATTGCAGGCCGGCGGTTATAACGCGCAGGCGTATCATGCCGGCTTGCCGGGTGAGGTTCGCCACAGCGTGCACCAGCGTTTCATCCGGGATGAGGTGGATATCGTGGTGGCGACGGTGGCGTTCGGCATGGGCATCGATAAGCCCAATGTCCGTTTCGTGGTGCATTACGATTTGCCGAAAAACATCGAAGGTTATTATCAGGAAACCGGGCGTGCCGGCCGGGACGGCCTGGCCTCCGAAGCCCTGTTGCTTTATGGCGCGCAGGATGTGGTCACGGCACGGCATTTTGTCGAAAATCAGCCGGATGAGCATCAGCGTCGGGTGGAAGGATTCAAGTTGAGCAGCATGGTGGATTTTGCCGAGTCGCAGACCTGTCGCCGTCGTGTTTTGTTGAATTATTTCAGCGAAGCCACCGACAGCGATTGCGGGAATTGCGACATTTGTTTGAACCCGCCCGAATTTTTCGATGCCACTGTTTCGGCGCAAAAAGCGCTTTCCTGTGTTTATCGGTTGAATCAGGGGTATGGTTTACGCCATGTGGTGGAAGTGCTGCGCGGCCAGGACAATGAACGAATCCGGCAATTGAACCATCAAGCGCTGAGTACTTACGGCATTGGCCGGGAGCATTCGGCGGCGGAATGGGACAGTATTTTGCGGCAATTGATTCATTTGGGCTACTTGCTGCAGGACATTCAGCAATATTCGGTCTTGCGGCTCACCGAAAAAGCCGGGGAGGTGCTGAAAGGGCAGGTGTGCTTGCAGTTGGCCAAACCCCGTAATCCAATCGGAAAAACCACCAGGCCTGGTGGAAAACAGCAAAAAGCGGATTTGTCCCGTGTGGAGCTGGAACGTTTCGAAACTTTGCGACGCTTGCGAAAAGAGATTGCCGACAGTGAAGAACGCCCGGCATATCAGGTGTTCGGCGATGCGGCGCTCATCGAGATGGCGCAGCGGATGCCGCAAACAGATGCCGAGCTGCTGCAAGTCAGTGGCGTGGGTGAAAGTAAGTTGGCGCGTTATGGCTTTGAGTTTCTGGCGGAACTCCGTCGATTGCAACAAGCGTGA